The sequence below is a genomic window from Microbacterium abyssi.
TCGGCTAGGACCTCATCGATGCCTCTCATGGTCAGTCCCATCCCGGCGATCAGCATCGGCGTGGTGGAAAGGCGCCGCACGTCGCCGTCGACGTACCAGTAGCGGTGGTATCGGGTGAGATCGCGGTCATCCGTCCACGCGGAGCGCGCCACGTGGCGGCAGATACCGCGCGCCTCCTCGAGCAGGTCGCCTCGCTTGTAGCGCCGGGCGGCGAGCACCAGCGGGACCACCATCAACCCGTAGTACTCAGCGGGCTCGAGGATGCCGCCGCGTTCACGGTCCAACGCGACGCGGAAGGTGCCGACGCTGTCGCCATCGGGCACTCCGCGCACTGAGCACAGCCGGATGAGGTCATCGAGATCGTCCGCGATCTCGACGTCGTACCGATCATCGCCGGAGAGCTCGGTGTAGAGCAGTTTCACCCACACCCGCGCGTACTCCTGGTTGCACGTGCCCCCGGGAGTCGGGCGCCCGCCACCGTACACCTCGCACGCGCGCAGGTTCTCTCGTACGGCGTCGAAGATCTCTGCACGCTCGGCCTCGCTCAGGTATTCCCCTGCGTGCCGCATTCCCTCCAGCATCCCGATGCTGCCGACCATGTTGTGGATGAGACCGGATGTCGCCGATTCGCCGACCTGGAAGCCGATGTGCGCGTACTGCCCGTCGGCCTGGACGGTGCGCGCCTGGAACAACACCATCCTGCGCCACAGGTCCAGCCCGCGCTCGTCGAATCGACGGCCGAGCGCCTCGCCGAAGGCCGCAGTGGCCGGGGCAGAGAACGCCTGGTGACCGCTGGTGAAGTCGAGGAAGGTGGCGGGGTTCGTGCCCCACACGCTGTGGTTGTGGAATCCGCGGATCTGACCCTGTTCGCCCACCCACGTACGCATCCAGCGGGCGAGCGATGCGACATCCGGGGCTTCTCTGTTCGAACCGGTCATCGGGATGAATCCTTCTCTCGTGAACGGTCGCGGGCGGCCCAGAGCAGCCCGCGGCGGATCATGGTGGCGGTCTCGGGCACGTCGAAGTCGGCCACCCGATGGCCGAGCGTGCAGACGAACACGCGCCCGGCGCCCCAGCGCCTTGTCCAGGTCACCGGCATGCTGACGGGCTCCTGCCACTCCGAATCGGCGGTCGCGTCGAACACCGAGCGTGCAAGCACCGTGCTGTGGCTGTCGGAGAGTACCCAGTACTGCTCGGTGCAGACCTTGAAGTCGGCGAGCCCTTCGGTGATCTCGCCGTCGGTGGTCGGTGCGGGATCGATGGTGACGGTGTACTCCTGGAAGCCCTCGGGGTGATACAGGAACCGCCCGCCGACCATCCGCA
It includes:
- a CDS encoding ThuA domain-containing protein, whose product is MSHVRTHERNLVRTALVVRGGWDGHDPVGATERFIPALRDAGFRVEIADDLAVYDEAARVASFDLVMHCWSGGILTADQESNIVAAVRSGTGFAGWHGGIIGTNVSNPAYLRMVGGRFLYHPEGFQEYTVTIDPAPTTDGEITEGLADFKVCTEQYWVLSDSHSTVLARSVFDATADSEWQEPVSMPVTWTRRWGAGRVFVCTLGHRVADFDVPETATMIRRGLLWAARDRSREKDSSR